The genomic region CACGCCGGGTGGGGCAGGTGCTTGGCCGTTATATGCCCAAACTGGTGTTCCATGCTGCTGCGTATAAGCATGTGCCTTTGATGGAGAACCGCAATGTGGCGGAATCATTGTCAAATAATGTCAGCGGTACTTACACGCTCGCCCAGGCATGCAAAACTGCAGGGGTTGCCAAGTTCGTGCTGATTTCCACCGATAAGGCGGTTAATCCCACCAATGTGATGGGGGCCAGCAAGCGCCTGGCGGAAATGATATGCCAAGGCCTGCAGGAGGAGTCGGGTACGCGTTTTATCGTGGTGCGCTTTGGCAATGTGCTGGGCAGTAGTGGCAGTGTAATCCCCAAGTTCCGTGAGCAGATTGCGGCGGGCGGGCCAATTACCGTTACCCATCCCGAGATCACTCGCTATTTCATGTCCATCCCGGAGGCGTGCCAGCTGGTCATGCAGGCTGGATTGATGGGTGGTGGCGGGGAGATATTTGTGCTGGATATGGGAGACCCTGTGCGGATTGTGGACTTGGCCCGTGATATGATCCGGTTATCCGGGCTTAATGAAGATGACATTCAGATTGTATACTCTGGCTTGCGGCCCGGCGAAAAGCTGTACGAGGAACTTTTGGCTGACGACGAGCTCACTGTACCAACACCCCACGACAAGCTACGTATTGCCGTGGCGCGAAGCGTGGATGGTGCTTGGGTTCAGGCATTGCTGAAATGGATCGACAGGGCATCGCTCATAGATGAATCTGTCATCAAGCAAGAGCTGGGCATGTGGGTGGAGGAGTATGCAGGGGATATTCATGCCAATCCATCCATGATGTTCCCCCCCGAGTCTTCAACCATACATTAGAAGAAAGATAGATAGAAATGGCAAAAAAAATTACCAAGGCAGTATTTCCAGTGGCAGGTTTAGGGACACGTTTCCTGCCAGCAACCAAGGCGAGTCCCAAGGAAATGTTGCCAATTGTGGATAAGCCTCTGATTCAGTATGCAGCAGAGGAGGCTGTGGCCGCCGGTGCTACCGAGCTGATTTTTATTATCGGGCGCAACAAGCGCACCATCCCGGATCATTTTGATAAGTCCTTCGAGCTGGAAGCGACGCTTGAGGCAAGCAAGAAAACCAAGGTGCTGGAAGAAATCCGCAATATCCTGCCAAAAAATGTTTCCTGCATCTATATTCGCCAGGCCGAGGCGCTTGGTTTGGGGCATGCGGTATTGCTTGCCAAGTCCGTGGTCGGCAGCGAGCCTTTCTCTGTGATCCTGGCCGATGACCTTATTGATGCCGACAAACCTGCCATGCAGCAGATGACAGAGCTGTTCGACCAAGAGGGTGTCAGCATTCTGGGTGTCGAGGATGTGGAGCCCAGTGAGACGGCAAGCTATGGCATTGTGGATGCGACAGAGGTGAGTGGCCCGAATGTGTTGCAATTGAATGGCATTGTGGAAAAACCGCAGCCGGAAGAAGCGCCCTCCAATCTGGCTGTTGTCGGTCGGTATATTCTCACGCCTGAAATTTTTGAATGCCTGGAGAACGTCAAGCCGGGCAAGGGCGGGGAAATCCAGTTGACTGATGGCATTGCCGCCTTGATGGAAAAACAGAAAATCCTGGCTTACCGTTTCGATGGGAAGCGCTACGATTGCGGCAGCAAGCTGGGTTATGTCAAGGCGAACGTCGAGTATTCCTTGAAGCATGAGGAGTTTGGCAAAGAGTTTGCCCAGTACTTACGTGATCTAACCAAGTAGCAGTCGTGGTGGTACTTGAGGGTAACCCCGATCTCATTCTGCAGCGATCCACGCTGGTCTCTTCTGAAGAGGAAGTGAAGCAGGCGGTGACGAGGGTGGCGCAGGAAATCACTGCCACGCTAAGGCAGGACCAACCTCTCGTCCTGTGTGTCATGGGAGGCGGGGTGGTATTCACCGGGCAATTATTGCCACAGCTGGTTTTCCCTTTGGAGTTCGGTTATGTGCAGGCCACCCGCTATCACAACCGGACACATGGCGATGCCCAGCTGGTGTGGAAAATGAAGCCCGGGGAGGAGGTGCGCGGCCGTACCGTTTTATTGCTCGATGATATTCTCGATGAGGGGGTCACGCTGGCAGAAATCAAGGCGCAGTGTCTGGCACTGGGTGCCAGCAAGGTTGTCGTTGCGGTCTTGGTTGAAAAAATGCTGGGGCGGGTCAAGCCGATCAGGGCTGATTTCGTCGGACTGGAGGTGCCGGACCAGTATGTATTCGGATGCGGAATGGATGCCTATGGGTGGTGGCGTAATTTGCCGGCCATTTATGCCATGCAAGGGGAAGCTTGATTAATAATGTTCTGGCTGGGTCTTGCTGTCTGACCATAGTAGTGAATCGACGATCTCTGCCAGCCGGATCGGGCTGAAAGGCTTGACCAGATATTCGTCGCAGCCTGAGCGGTATCCGTCGACCATGTCCTGTTCCTGCGCGCGCGCAGTCAGGAAAATAATTTTCGTGTTCTTGAAATCTTCCCTCTCTTTCAGTATGCCGCATATCTGGTATCCATTCATGATGCCGGGCATCATGATGTCCATCAGAATCAAATCTGGTTTCAATTGTTCAGCGAGAGCCAGACCGGTGTCCCCGTTGCTTGCTTCATGGATGGTGTATCGATCATTTCCCAAGCTCATATGAATGAGTTTGCGCACATCTTCTTGATCTTCGATGATGAGTATCTTGCGCAATGCTTGATCCCCGGAAACTGATGTAGTTAGCATGACATTTTTATGATTGGCAATTCTTATCATTTTTATCATATCTGTGAGATATGTCAACGAATGTATAAGGAGTATTAATCTATCTGATTGATTTTTATTTATTATCTAGGATAATGTATATGTATATTACATTCCGATAATTGTGTCATGGTGAATCAAAATTCTGGGAAGGAAGAGTTCCTATCTACGCGAGATGCCTCGAAAGTGCTAGGGGTGTCTCTACGTACAGTGCAGCTATGGGTTGAGTCCGGAGTGCTGAAAGCATGGAAGACTGCCGGAGGCCACCGCAGGATTGCACGCTCTTCGATCGACCGTATTCTCAACCAGCGTAAGCAGGCCATTATGCCTGTCAACGGTTTGTCTTCGAAGCACAAGGTATTTCATATTCTTTTGGTTGAAGACGATAGCGCATTGCGGAATTTATTTTCATACTTTTTTTTCCAGTTGGAAGCATCCGGTGCGTATTGATGTGGCGACAGACGGCTTTGAGGGGCTGATCAACCTTGGGCGTGAAGTTCCCGATCTCCTGATTACGGATTTGAACATGCCCGGCATGAGTGGTTTCGAGATGCTGCGGCATTTGAAAAGCTCAAACCAGTTCAGCAAATTAAATATCATTGCCCTGACCGCATTGAATGACGACTATATTCAGGATAAGGGCGGTTTGCCGGATGGGGTATTATTATTCCGCAAACCTGTAGTGCTGAGTGAGCTCGAGCCCATCATCGAGTCCATGATCGCAGATACCATTGACCAAGACCAAATGAAAGCCCATGCGTCAATTTAGGCCTGCATTGCAATTACCTAAATCAACTCCAGACCTACTGGCCACATTTCCCTTTCACGTCATTGTCGATGAGCAATTGATCATCCATCATGCAAGTAGCGCCTTGCAATCATTGGATGCTGGCCGCCTTGTCGGTCGCAAGATGGATGAATGTTTTGCATTACTTTGCCCTACCGAGGTGTTTTGCCTGGCATCCTTGCGCAACCTGCGCAGGCAGGCTTGCTTGCTGAAGCACAAGCCGAGTGGGTTGGTATTGGGTGGTAAGGTGGCATCACATGAGGAAAAATATGCTGCTTTTCTGCTGATGCCCTGGATCGAGGATACTGCTGACGTAAGCAATCTGCGTAGCATTCCCAAGTTTTCAAGGGTTGCAGGCTCACAACGATTGTATTCATCCGTAGTCAATGTGCGCAAGCTGAATGCTGAGAAAAAGCGGCTGTTTCAGGCGCATGCCTTGCTGTCGATGCGCGAGTCGGAGTCCAGGACGCTTACGCATATCGTTTCCATGACCGATAATTCAGTGGTCATTGCCAATGCGCTGGGCTATGTGGAGTGGGTCAATGATGCTTATGTGCGCCGCTCCGGATACTTGCCGGAGGAGGTGGTGGGCCGGTATCTGGGAGACCTGATGGATGGAGACGAGGAAACCGTTGAGCAGATCAGGCGACAACTGGATGCCAAGCAAAGCTATCAAGCCGAATTGCTACGCACGGCGAAAGATGGCTCGAACTATTGGGTAGATCTCGATATCGAGCCATTGTTCGATGGCAATGGGCAGGTATTCAACTATATTGCCGTCGCGCGCGATATCACCGAAAAGAAAATGGCGCAGGAAACCTCCAGCCGCTTGCATGGCATCATGCAAAGTACCTTTGAGCTGAGTCCGGATGGACTAGTGACCTTCAATAAGAAAGGCATGCTTAGCACCTTCAATCCGGCTTTCCTGAATATGACGGGCCTGAAGCCAGAGCAACTGCGTGAAATTTCGCAAAGCGAGTTTATTCGCCTCTTGAAATCGCTTTGCCAGGATGACCAGGGGGCAGTATCTCAGCGCTTGCCTGATGCGGTGGTGATGCGCATGACGAAACCCAAGCTGACGGTCATCAAGCACTCTGTCCGCGAGGCGCATGATCCGGAAAATCGCTTTGTCGGTACTATTCATTACTTTCGCGACATTACTCAGGAGTCTGAGCTGCACCGTATGAAAGGGGAGTTTCTTTCCATGGCGGCACATGAGCTGAGGACGCCGATGTCAAGTATCCATGGTTTCACGGAATTGCTACTGAAGCGGGAATTTACCCCCGAGCAGCAGAAGGATATGCTGGCCACCGTCCACCGGCAATCTGTGAGATTGACCAAACTGATCAATGATATGCTTGACCTTGCCAAGATTGAGGCCAGGAAGGGGATGAGCTTTGACATCAAGCCATATCGCCTGACGGATATCGTGGATACCGCGCTCAAGGAGTTTCTTGTGAGCGGGGAGGGCCGTGCGATCAAGTTTCATTTCAATAACCATGCCCTCAAGGTCTCTGCAGATTTTGATAAGTTGATCCAGGCGCTGGTCAATGTGCTTTCCAATGCGCATAAATATTCCGATCCTTCTACAGAAATTCATCTCTATATCAAGGAGAAACAGCAATATCAGCATACTTATGTGGGTATCGCTGTGGAAGATTACGGAATCGGGATGAGTAAAGAGCACATGGATCACTTGTTTGAACGCTTTTATCGTGCTGATGTTTCCGGGAGCATCCCAGGTACCGGATTAGGGCTTTGCCTAGTCAAGGAGATTATGGAGATCCATGGCGGCTGGGTAGATGTGTCCTCTGTTTACGGCGAGGGCAGTGTCGTAACACTATGGTTGAAGAAGTTGAAAGACTAGTTGTAAAAAAAACCACATCCATCATTTATCTAAGTTAATTTAGCGGTTTTTCATTAAATATCAATAGGTAAGCCACTTTCTGGAGAGTCAAGAAAGTGGCTTTTTCTTTTTTATCTTAGCCCATCCTTAGCAATTAATTGACACTTTTGATAAAAGTGATAAAAATGATAAACATGTGGTTCTGTAATTGCTACCGACCACTTAAACGACAACGAGCTGCCCCATCAAGTCACTTAATATGTTTCAGGGGCGCTTGGCGTTATGTATGGAACGGATCCAAGTTGTCATTGGCTCCATTAACATTTGAAGGGGAATGTAATGTCCACTAAAGCAAAAATGCCGCTGAATCATACGGTCAGCCTGGCTGTAATTTGCTCATCCATCGCATTGATCGGTTGTGATGGCGGGGGAAGCAGCAATGTCAGGCCAACCAACACTTCCAATAACCCGCCTATCGTGACAACAGCTGACAACACGCTGAATGATACGATTGATACGGTCAATGACCTCACCAACGACGTGCTTCAACCAGTGACCACAGCCTTGCAACCCGTCACTGATCCACTCGGCAATGCGCTGGATCCCGTTCTTGAGCCTGTTGTGTCTGCTTTGCAGCCAGTGCTGAATCCGGTAGTGAGTACGCTGAGCCCGGTGACAGCTGCACTTGCGCCTGTCACGGATAGTTTGCTGCCTGTGACCGGTGTGCTGGGAGAGGTACTAGCACCTTTAGGCACAGCTCTCGGCCCTACGTCCGAAGCCCTTTCTGGCGCTCTAGAGCCGCTGGCGACAGCCTTGGGGCCGGTAGCGGGCGGATTGAATGGCACATTGCTGCCTGTGACGACGGCGACGGGCAATGCCCTCACGCCTGTATTAACTGGCGTGGGAACATTGCTTGAGCCTATTGCGGGCCCGTTGGCACCTGTGATCAATACGGCAGGCGGTGTCTTGCAGCCAGTGCTTCAGCCTGTGGCAGGCGTGCTGGCGCCCGTGGCACAAACACTGGCACCTGTGACGGATACCCTGGCGCCTGTCATCAATACCGTTGCAGGTATTGCCAATCCGCTGCTGGATACTGTCAATGGCGTGACTGCGCCTTTGGCATCGACATTGGCGCCAACATTGGAAACAGTGGGCAATACAGTGGGTTCTCTTGCTAACGTGACTGGCACGGTTGGCGGTACGGTGGATGGCATTGTCACACCATTGACAACAACGGTCGGAGGTGTAGTCGGCCAGCTTGGATCCACTTTGACTGGCGCTATTCCAGGAGTTGAGGGTGGACTGGGCCCCGTCACTGACTTGCTGGGTGGTGGCAATGGCCTGGCAGGCTTGGATGGGCTTGGCAATGGCTTGGTCACCCAAGTGGCGGCGACGACGAAATTTACTGTCGACAGCGTCGCTGGCCTGGCCAAAACAGTAACAGGATCCATTGCAGGCAATGGCGCCCTGGCTCCAGTCACCAATTTATTGGCCGGAACCAATGGGCTGCTTGACCCATTGATCGGCACGAATGGCATTTTGCCTCTGACGACTGACGGAGATCAGACACTGCTTGATCCGCTGGTCGGCAAGAACGGTGTATTGGCCCTGACCAGTGGAGAGGCCAGCAATGGCCAGCCAGCGTTGCTTGATCCGTTGATTGGAGAGGGTGGTGTATTGCCTTTGACCAGTGCGGAGGGCAATCTCACAACGCTTGATCCGTTGATCGGGCATGCTGGTGTATTGCCTTTGACCAGCAATGTACCTGCCGGTGGCAACGGCGGCATACTTGCCCCTGTGCTGAACTTGTCCTCAGGCAATCTGGGCGGCTTGGGTAGCGTGCTGGCACCGGTGACCAATATTCTAGCCGGAGGCGGGGCGAACGGGCTGAATGGGTTATTGGCCCCCGTGACCGGACTATTGGGTGGCGCACTGCCTGCCAATGGTGGTCTGCTCGCTCCTGTAACAGGATTATTGGGCGCTGGACAGCCTAATGGCGGATTGCTGGCACCGGTAACTAATATTCTGGCGCTGGGCGGCGGTAGTGGAGGCAGTGCTCCTGCCAACCTCCTGACACCCGTCACAGCATTGTTGTCAGGTAATAATGGTGGTGGTCTACTTGCACCTGTGACCAATATTCTGGGGGGGATTACTCAGAATGGGGGGGGAACTGTTGCAAGCCCATCTGCGACCGAAGGTGGCAATCCTGTCAATGGATTGTCTGGCCTGCTGGGCGCTCTTTTAGGGCTGTAAAGCTTTAAAAGCCATAAAGTCCCGGTGGTAGTTTTCTACTACCGGGATTTTTATTTGAATGACTGCATAGGGGAGAAGAT from Methylobacillus flagellatus KT harbors:
- the galU gene encoding UTP--glucose-1-phosphate uridylyltransferase GalU → MAKKITKAVFPVAGLGTRFLPATKASPKEMLPIVDKPLIQYAAEEAVAAGATELIFIIGRNKRTIPDHFDKSFELEATLEASKKTKVLEEIRNILPKNVSCIYIRQAEALGLGHAVLLAKSVVGSEPFSVILADDLIDADKPAMQQMTELFDQEGVSILGVEDVEPSETASYGIVDATEVSGPNVLQLNGIVEKPQPEEAPSNLAVVGRYILTPEIFECLENVKPGKGGEIQLTDGIAALMEKQKILAYRFDGKRYDCGSKLGYVKANVEYSLKHEEFGKEFAQYLRDLTK
- a CDS encoding hypoxanthine-guanine phosphoribosyltransferase — translated: MVVLEGNPDLILQRSTLVSSEEEVKQAVTRVAQEITATLRQDQPLVLCVMGGGVVFTGQLLPQLVFPLEFGYVQATRYHNRTHGDAQLVWKMKPGEEVRGRTVLLLDDILDEGVTLAEIKAQCLALGASKVVVAVLVEKMLGRVKPIRADFVGLEVPDQYVFGCGMDAYGWWRNLPAIYAMQGEA
- a CDS encoding response regulator transcription factor, whose translation is MIRIANHKNVMLTTSVSGDQALRKILIIEDQEDVRKLIHMSLGNDRYTIHEASNGDTGLALAEQLKPDLILMDIMMPGIMNGYQICGILKEREDFKNTKIIFLTARAQEQDMVDGYRSGCDEYLVKPFSPIRLAEIVDSLLWSDSKTQPEHY
- a CDS encoding MerR family transcriptional regulator, whose translation is MVNQNSGKEEFLSTRDASKVLGVSLRTVQLWVESGVLKAWKTAGGHRRIARSSIDRILNQRKQAIMPVNGLSSKHKVFHILLVEDDSALRNLFSYFFFQLEASGAY
- a CDS encoding response regulator, with amino-acid sequence MRIDVATDGFEGLINLGREVPDLLITDLNMPGMSGFEMLRHLKSSNQFSKLNIIALTALNDDYIQDKGGLPDGVLLFRKPVVLSELEPIIESMIADTIDQDQMKAHASI
- a CDS encoding PAS domain-containing sensor histidine kinase, with the translated sequence MRQFRPALQLPKSTPDLLATFPFHVIVDEQLIIHHASSALQSLDAGRLVGRKMDECFALLCPTEVFCLASLRNLRRQACLLKHKPSGLVLGGKVASHEEKYAAFLLMPWIEDTADVSNLRSIPKFSRVAGSQRLYSSVVNVRKLNAEKKRLFQAHALLSMRESESRTLTHIVSMTDNSVVIANALGYVEWVNDAYVRRSGYLPEEVVGRYLGDLMDGDEETVEQIRRQLDAKQSYQAELLRTAKDGSNYWVDLDIEPLFDGNGQVFNYIAVARDITEKKMAQETSSRLHGIMQSTFELSPDGLVTFNKKGMLSTFNPAFLNMTGLKPEQLREISQSEFIRLLKSLCQDDQGAVSQRLPDAVVMRMTKPKLTVIKHSVREAHDPENRFVGTIHYFRDITQESELHRMKGEFLSMAAHELRTPMSSIHGFTELLLKREFTPEQQKDMLATVHRQSVRLTKLINDMLDLAKIEARKGMSFDIKPYRLTDIVDTALKEFLVSGEGRAIKFHFNNHALKVSADFDKLIQALVNVLSNAHKYSDPSTEIHLYIKEKQQYQHTYVGIAVEDYGIGMSKEHMDHLFERFYRADVSGSIPGTGLGLCLVKEIMEIHGGWVDVSSVYGEGSVVTLWLKKLKD